One window of the Cryptomeria japonica chromosome 7, Sugi_1.0, whole genome shotgun sequence genome contains the following:
- the LOC131078292 gene encoding putative UPF0481 protein At3g02645, which translates to MAQDISSRCSFKGKEIQNPRRNGEGQTESNCSSESWLIDVKKAFIPPHKMWQVSTKVCIYRMPKCIMDWKVEAYAPSVISFGPYHHRKIPRLFLMDQYKLEAVHRVLARLDINVTELVGEIQKLESEIRECYGEPLEWDGETLSWMLTMDACFILEFFKSLAKPRCDSDINCFSLVFQNDDTCNSMLLDILDDILKMENQIPLYILITLLQLEYETREKTITELVERLIMSPLFDGSPFFSSFSNDQTKLKLKEHLQKNPPPFYLLDLSRMLIIDVLAHPSPESAPVVEYPDGNDDNNITNDRERCGWWRNVGLPDWRQRLSCVDILNNCFHATNSTLGQQLSDSTTYIPCFQLQGAGIKFQPGKIRFEKKRCRSSTLFLPGIIVDRCTETRLRNLMAYEECQRCSWSPQETVISQYVMMFWNLIDSEKDVSILKKLGRHLEHHRQRRRYGSYVQPYD; encoded by the coding sequence ATGGCTCAAGACATATCTAGTAGATGTAGCTTCAAAGGTAAAGAAATTCAAAATCCTCGGCGAAATGGTGAAGGCCAAACAGAAAGCAATTGTTCCTCTGAATCATGGCTTATCGACGTAAAAAAGGCTTTCATTCCTCCACATAAAATGTGGCAAGTTTCTACAAAGGTTTGCATTTATAGGATGCCGAAATGCATCATGGATTGGAAAGTGGAAGCCTATGCTCCTTCTGTAATATCGTTTGGGCCATACCATCACAGGAAAATCCCTCGACTATTTCTTATGGATCAATATAAACTCGAAGCAGTTCATAGAGTGTTGGCAAGATTGGATATAAATGTTACCGAATTGGTTGGCGAGATTCAAAAACTGGAAAGTGAAATAAGAGAATGTTATGGAGAACCACTTGAGTGGGATGGTGAAACATTATCTTGGATGCTAACAATGGATGCTTGCTTTATTCTTGAATTCTTTAAATCCTTAGCCAAACCAAGATGTGACAGTGATATAAATTGCTTTAGTCTTGTTTTTCAAAATGACGATACTTGTAACTCCATGTTACTTGATATCTTAGATGATATTTTAAAGATGGAAAACCAAATTCCACTATACATtctcataactcttcttcaattgGAGTATGAGACCCGGGAAAAGACAATTACAGAGTTAGTTGAACGGCTGATTATGTCCCCATTATTTGATGGGTCTCCCTTTTTTTCCTCGTTTTCAAATGATCAGACTAAATTAAAGTTGAAGGAACATTTACAGAAGAATCCCCCTCCATTCTATCTACTGGATTTGTCTAGAATGCTGATTATAGATGTGTTGGCGCATCCAAGTCCGGAATCAGCTCCTGTTGTTGAATATCCTGATGGTAACGACGATAATAATATCACCAATGACCGTGAACGGTGTGGATGGTGGAGGAATGTGGGACTACCTGATTGGAGGCAACGTCTTAGCTGTGTCGATATACTTAATAACTGTTTTCATGCTACCAACTCCACCCTTGGTCAGCAGTTATCCGATAGTACCACATATATACCTTGTTTCCAATTACAAGGCGCTGGTATCAAATTTCAACCCGGGAAAATCagatttgaaaagaaaaggtgTCGAAGCAGTACGCTTTTCCTCCCTGGAATCATAGTGGACCGCTGCACAGAAACAAGGTTGCGGAACTTGATGGCTTATGAAGAATGTCAGAGGTGCTCGTGGTCTCCTCAAGAGACAGTAATTTCACAATATGTAATGATGTTTTGGAATTTAATCGATTCAGAAAAAGATGTTTCTATACTTAAAAAACTCGGACGTCATTTGGAGCATCACCGGCAGCGACGAAGATACGGCTCGTATGTTCAGCCGTATGATTGA